Proteins from one Candidatus Neomarinimicrobiota bacterium genomic window:
- a CDS encoding glycoside hydrolase family 3 C-terminal domain-containing protein, which translates to MTEEIAHSSDSIKFDQIADYKNPEQSISDRVESLLSQMTLEEKINQMLCIWQEKETLIFDEDGNFDLTDLKQRFVGGIGQIGRLSDSSGGLSAQRMVEISNEIQQFFVEQTRLGIPVIFHEECLHGLAGKEATSYPQPIGLAATFNPELVREIFSAISDSVRSRGAHQALTPVLDVARDPRWGRVEETFGEDPYLIAQLGIAAVRGLQKSDGSTYDGELQRFPGLIATLKHFAAHGEPDNGANCGPVNISERMLRDVFLYPFERVIREAGPASVMASYNEIDGVPSHANPWLLKQVLRDEWEFQGFVVSDYYAITELNEKENTNAHFVARDKKNAALLAANAGVNLEFPEPDCYPELAELVETGDLDESVIDELVAPLLEYKFKLGLFDEPYTDPDNLNIDAQLESDRPIALQAARETITLLKNDENLLPLDMEPDSTLAVIGPNADRQLLGGYSGEPKYYTTVLQGITDKLQGKDPKGDKNIHVVSSEGCKITVGGSWDEDEVTLPDPEEDERLIKEAVETAEQSDVVVLVLGDNEQISREAWSKDHLGDRATLELFGRQNDLVRAVKQTGKPVIVVLINGRPNSIEYIHNNVPAILECWYLGQETGHAVADVLFGDYNPSGKLPISIPRSVGHLPAYYNHKPSARRGYLFDDISPLYPFGYGLSYTTFQLSNVRLGSETIKSTESTQVFVDIQNTGPYAGKQVIQLYIRDLVSSVTRPVKELRGFRKIHLDSGESRTVALEIRPEHLAFTDINKTYTVEPGEFEIMVGASSRDKDLQKTVLHVV; encoded by the coding sequence ATGACTGAAGAAATTGCACACAGCAGTGATTCAATTAAATTCGACCAGATTGCCGACTATAAAAATCCGGAGCAATCCATTAGCGATCGGGTAGAGAGCCTTTTGAGTCAAATGACTCTTGAAGAAAAGATCAATCAAATGCTCTGTATTTGGCAGGAAAAAGAAACTCTTATATTTGATGAAGATGGGAATTTTGATCTCACTGATTTGAAACAACGGTTCGTTGGGGGTATTGGGCAGATCGGTCGCCTCAGTGACAGTAGCGGTGGGTTGAGTGCGCAAAGAATGGTAGAGATATCAAATGAAATCCAGCAATTTTTTGTCGAGCAAACCCGCCTGGGTATTCCGGTAATTTTCCATGAAGAATGCCTCCATGGGCTCGCAGGAAAAGAGGCAACCAGTTATCCGCAACCGATTGGGTTAGCAGCGACTTTTAATCCTGAGTTGGTACGTGAAATATTCTCCGCTATTTCGGATAGCGTTAGATCACGAGGAGCCCACCAGGCCTTGACACCCGTTCTGGATGTAGCACGTGATCCCCGATGGGGCCGGGTTGAGGAGACGTTTGGAGAGGATCCCTATCTCATCGCTCAGTTGGGAATTGCCGCCGTACGGGGACTGCAGAAATCTGATGGCTCAACATATGATGGAGAACTTCAACGGTTTCCCGGGCTTATAGCTACCTTAAAGCACTTTGCCGCACACGGGGAACCCGACAACGGCGCCAATTGTGGACCGGTAAATATATCCGAACGAATGCTGCGTGATGTATTTCTATATCCGTTTGAACGGGTTATACGCGAGGCGGGGCCGGCATCTGTGATGGCTTCCTATAACGAAATTGATGGCGTACCTTCCCACGCAAATCCGTGGCTCTTAAAGCAGGTGCTACGCGATGAATGGGAATTTCAGGGATTTGTCGTTTCGGATTATTACGCGATTACAGAATTGAATGAAAAGGAGAATACCAACGCCCACTTTGTCGCCAGAGATAAGAAAAATGCGGCGCTCCTTGCAGCGAATGCAGGAGTAAACTTAGAATTTCCCGAACCGGATTGTTATCCGGAGCTTGCTGAACTTGTGGAAACGGGTGATTTGGATGAGAGCGTTATTGATGAGCTGGTTGCACCGCTTCTGGAATACAAATTTAAACTCGGGCTGTTTGATGAGCCATACACGGATCCGGACAATTTGAACATTGATGCACAACTTGAATCTGACAGACCAATAGCCCTGCAAGCCGCCAGAGAAACGATTACACTCTTAAAGAACGATGAAAATCTTTTACCATTGGATATGGAACCTGACTCTACCCTTGCGGTGATTGGCCCTAATGCAGATCGACAGTTATTGGGTGGATACAGCGGTGAACCGAAATATTACACCACAGTGCTCCAGGGGATAACGGATAAATTGCAGGGGAAGGATCCGAAAGGAGACAAAAACATTCACGTTGTCTCCAGTGAAGGCTGCAAAATTACTGTAGGCGGTTCATGGGACGAAGACGAAGTGACACTTCCCGATCCGGAAGAGGACGAAAGGCTGATTAAGGAGGCGGTGGAAACGGCGGAGCAGTCTGATGTCGTCGTACTTGTCTTGGGTGATAACGAGCAGATATCCCGGGAAGCATGGAGTAAAGATCATTTGGGCGACCGGGCAACACTGGAGTTATTTGGAAGACAAAATGATCTTGTCCGGGCCGTGAAGCAAACGGGGAAGCCCGTTATCGTGGTCCTGATTAACGGCAGACCGAATTCCATTGAGTATATTCACAATAACGTTCCTGCAATCCTTGAATGCTGGTACCTGGGGCAAGAAACAGGGCATGCTGTTGCCGATGTTCTATTTGGGGATTACAACCCCTCCGGTAAACTTCCGATTAGCATTCCAAGATCAGTGGGACACCTCCCGGCGTACTATAACCACAAACCTTCAGCCCGACGCGGATATCTTTTCGATGACATAAGCCCGCTCTATCCATTCGGCTACGGGTTAAGTTATACGACGTTTCAATTGAGCAACGTTCGCCTCGGAAGTGAAACTATAAAATCGACTGAATCAACTCAGGTTTTCGTCGATATACAGAATACCGGACCATATGCCGGAAAACAGGTGATACAATTGTATATCAGGGATTTGGTAAGTTCCGTAACCAGGCCGGTGAAAGAACTCCGGGGATTTCGGAAAATTCACCTGGATTCCGGGGAATCCCGGACTGTGGCCCTGGAAATCCGGCCGGAGCATCTTGCCTTTACTGATATTAATAAAACGTATACTGTTGAACCCGGCGAGTTTGAGATAATGGTTGGAGCATCTTCCAGAGATAAGGACCTGCAGAAAACCGTATTGCATGTGGTCTGA
- a CDS encoding MFS transporter has translation MEGTPRRLSIGEKIGFSFGDTAANLYFQTFIVFLPIFYTDVFGLPAAAMGTMFLVTRIWDAVNDPLMGMIADRTRTRWGKFRPYIALFAVPLAIVGVITFSTPDFGETGKLIYAYVTYALILMFYTAVNVPYSALMGVISPNSLERTEVSTYRFVAAFVGQFIVGAATLTLVEFFGQGNPQVGWPWAMGCFGVIAAILLFITFFSTKERVLPPKGQQSDIRQDLKDLFKNKPWLLIAGATVFQLTYIVMRGSSTAYYFRYFVQEQQLGIFGYNINLSVNMFTSSFITIGTVSTLIGALLTMWFSKRLDKKNTYSGFLITSAVFSAFFYFLQPHNVILIYLLNILVSFFFGSVSVLQWAMYTDTADYGEWKMGRRATGLIMAASLFALKLGLTLGGSIVGWVLGFYGFVPNVAQTPDTLHGIVLLMSAYPAIIGILGGSLMLFYPLTNDMMIEIEEDLEGRRGDDAAADPVV, from the coding sequence GTGGAAGGCACACCGCGAAGGTTATCAATAGGCGAAAAAATCGGATTCAGTTTTGGGGATACCGCTGCCAACCTGTATTTCCAGACGTTTATAGTCTTTCTCCCAATCTTTTACACAGATGTGTTCGGACTGCCGGCTGCGGCTATGGGGACTATGTTTCTCGTCACCCGGATCTGGGATGCTGTCAACGATCCGCTCATGGGAATGATTGCTGATAGAACGCGGACTCGCTGGGGAAAATTCCGCCCCTATATTGCATTATTTGCTGTGCCATTGGCTATCGTCGGAGTAATAACATTTTCAACCCCGGACTTTGGCGAAACCGGTAAGCTGATATATGCCTACGTGACCTACGCTTTAATCTTGATGTTCTACACGGCTGTCAATGTACCGTATTCGGCGCTGATGGGTGTTATCTCTCCCAACTCCCTGGAGCGGACAGAAGTTTCAACCTATCGGTTTGTTGCCGCATTTGTCGGCCAGTTTATTGTGGGAGCAGCGACACTGACGCTTGTGGAATTCTTTGGTCAGGGAAACCCCCAGGTCGGGTGGCCCTGGGCCATGGGATGTTTCGGAGTAATTGCGGCCATCTTACTTTTTATTACGTTCTTTTCCACAAAAGAGCGGGTACTACCTCCGAAAGGCCAGCAGTCCGACATCAGGCAGGATTTAAAAGATTTGTTTAAAAATAAACCGTGGTTACTCATTGCCGGCGCCACGGTGTTTCAACTGACATATATAGTGATGCGCGGGTCCTCCACTGCATACTATTTCAGGTATTTTGTCCAGGAACAGCAGCTGGGAATATTCGGCTATAATATTAACCTCTCAGTCAATATGTTCACATCGTCATTTATCACGATCGGCACGGTTTCCACCTTGATCGGTGCACTTTTGACTATGTGGTTTTCCAAGCGGCTGGATAAAAAGAATACCTATTCAGGATTTCTTATTACAAGCGCAGTTTTCTCCGCCTTTTTCTATTTTCTGCAACCGCACAACGTGATTTTAATTTACCTGTTAAACATACTGGTGTCGTTCTTTTTTGGTTCGGTTTCTGTGCTGCAGTGGGCTATGTATACGGATACGGCAGACTATGGCGAGTGGAAAATGGGACGACGGGCAACTGGTCTGATTATGGCCGCGTCGCTATTTGCATTAAAGCTCGGGCTCACACTGGGTGGCTCAATAGTCGGGTGGGTGCTGGGATTTTACGGATTTGTTCCAAATGTAGCCCAAACTCCGGATACCTTACACGGAATCGTGTTACTGATGAGCGCATATCCGGCCATTATCGGAATCCTCGGCGGTTCATTGATGCTCTTCTATCCACTCACTAATGACATGATGATCGAGATTGAGGAGGATTTGGAGGGAAGACGGGGTGATGACGCGGCAGCGGATCCCGTTGTCTAA
- a CDS encoding glycoside hydrolase, which translates to MSPEKAAFYTGSYPNLFTELLGRTPSEVEAKINSAFDQLFYGDDESQRVYYPVGKDMAYIKDINNNDVRTEGMSYGMMIAVQMDKKEEFNRLWKWTKTYMQHSEGQRDGYFSWHCNTDGSVIDSNSAADGEAWFVTALLLASGRWGDGSGILNYNAEAQYILDAMLSKTDSSDSPHVVTNMFNKREYLIVFVPVGHADDFTDPSYQVPHFYELWARLDNDNNQFWADGVKASRSLLKKAAHPKTGLSPDYSHFDGTPFEGWNNGAENFRFDAWRVAMNVAMDHVWFAPGEWHIRECNKLLKFFYDQGIENYGNQFTLDGEPLSATDQDHSTGLVAMNAVAALASTHDYRKEFVKQLWEIPVPEGHYRYYDGMLYMLGLLQVSGNFRVYK; encoded by the coding sequence ATGTCGCCTGAAAAGGCAGCATTTTATACCGGCTCGTATCCGAATCTTTTCACTGAATTGCTGGGAAGGACCCCCTCGGAGGTCGAAGCAAAGATCAACTCCGCCTTCGATCAGCTGTTTTATGGAGATGACGAAAGTCAGCGGGTCTATTATCCTGTGGGCAAAGACATGGCCTATATCAAGGATATCAATAATAATGATGTCCGGACTGAGGGCATGTCTTACGGGATGATGATTGCAGTCCAGATGGATAAAAAGGAGGAGTTCAACCGGTTATGGAAATGGACAAAGACATATATGCAGCATTCAGAGGGACAGCGGGATGGATATTTTTCCTGGCATTGTAATACCGATGGCTCTGTTATCGATTCGAATTCAGCTGCAGACGGTGAAGCTTGGTTTGTAACTGCACTGCTACTTGCCTCGGGCCGGTGGGGAGATGGAAGCGGTATCTTAAACTATAATGCTGAAGCACAGTACATTCTGGATGCCATGCTCTCCAAGACCGACTCATCTGACAGTCCTCATGTCGTAACCAATATGTTTAATAAAAGGGAATATTTAATTGTATTCGTCCCGGTAGGGCATGCAGATGATTTTACTGATCCTTCGTATCAGGTGCCGCACTTTTATGAACTCTGGGCTCGTCTTGATAACGATAATAATCAGTTCTGGGCTGATGGTGTCAAGGCGAGCCGGAGTTTATTAAAGAAAGCCGCTCACCCGAAAACCGGTTTATCCCCCGATTATTCCCATTTTGACGGTACTCCGTTCGAGGGATGGAATAATGGTGCGGAAAATTTTCGGTTCGATGCGTGGCGGGTCGCGATGAACGTTGCCATGGATCATGTCTGGTTTGCACCCGGGGAATGGCACATCCGGGAGTGCAATAAATTGTTGAAATTTTTCTATGATCAGGGCATAGAAAACTACGGAAACCAATTTACTCTGGATGGGGAACCTCTGAGTGCTACGGATCAGGATCATAGCACAGGTTTAGTGGCAATGAACGCTGTTGCGGCTCTGGCTTCGACGCATGACTATCGAAAGGAGTTTGTTAAGCAATTGTGGGAAATCCCTGTCCCTGAGGGACATTACCGGTATTACGACGGCATGCTTTATATGCTTGGACTGCTACAGGTAAGCGGAAATTTTCGAGTTTATAAATAG
- a CDS encoding right-handed parallel beta-helix repeat-containing protein gives MQFKETTRIYNIVPGAIFLALIVVLGVVSLEAAPSGGPYGPIQKTYDKPDVEGTIYYVAPDGDAGVNGKILEKPTTIESAIERVKTGDAIVLRGGIYRTGDLVLNQGITMQPYANEQPLFKGTHVAEEWEDLGDGLWVTSWDRLFPSAPQGWWRRHRELRKTPLHRFNNDMVFADGEFLQSVGWAGNVDENTYFIDYETKEVYIGVDPAEHQIEITAYNLALRRTTEKVHGKKPDHRGPVIRGITFSQYAYRAFEIEGTEPQGPADESEFGKDVVGTTLEHLTISYCSRVAGYFRGDSLTIRHCKVSDTSTEGIYILASNDVLLEKNIFTRNNIERITGYYPAAVKIFNQSHRVTCRDNLVIDHPYSNGIWYDVGNVDGVFINNWVQGVGNTNKPVATDRLWPSDNGFFFEISKGVTVAGNVFVDCDHGVMILNSSDAKIYQNTFVNSMVCIGRDNRSAEGDHFGWHPATGPGVEERDGHIFVNNLLTGKDFNRPLLFTWQPSFMCDRLSKSPLNKMNHNIYVKDDSKIDAPVILWSPVDNQECQAAFQSLEEFQEIYSEFSTNNQLYDDYAGPLFKGSELGNYQLLQGFPGEYSGTELPDAVKSLLEYQSASPTPGAYPTLSEESQ, from the coding sequence ATGCAATTCAAAGAAACCACCCGGATATACAATATAGTACCAGGCGCCATTTTTCTTGCACTGATTGTTGTCTTAGGTGTGGTATCTCTTGAGGCTGCTCCGTCAGGTGGGCCTTACGGTCCGATTCAAAAGACTTATGATAAGCCTGATGTTGAGGGCACGATCTATTATGTCGCACCGGATGGAGATGCCGGAGTAAATGGAAAAATCCTGGAGAAGCCGACAACGATAGAATCAGCCATCGAGCGTGTCAAAACCGGCGATGCTATCGTTTTGCGGGGTGGTATCTACCGAACTGGCGATTTGGTGCTCAACCAGGGCATTACCATGCAGCCGTACGCAAATGAACAGCCTTTATTCAAGGGTACCCATGTGGCCGAAGAATGGGAAGACCTCGGTGACGGTCTCTGGGTCACATCCTGGGACCGGCTGTTTCCGTCCGCCCCTCAAGGCTGGTGGCGCCGACACCGTGAATTGCGGAAAACCCCGCTGCACCGGTTTAATAACGATATGGTCTTCGCGGACGGGGAATTTTTACAGTCAGTTGGCTGGGCCGGCAATGTTGATGAAAATACATACTTCATTGATTATGAGACCAAGGAAGTATATATCGGTGTCGATCCTGCTGAGCATCAAATTGAAATAACTGCATATAATCTAGCGCTCAGGAGAACGACGGAGAAGGTGCACGGAAAAAAACCAGACCATCGTGGACCGGTTATCCGTGGGATCACTTTTTCCCAGTACGCTTACCGGGCCTTTGAGATTGAAGGGACCGAGCCCCAGGGTCCTGCCGATGAGTCGGAGTTTGGAAAGGATGTCGTCGGAACGACTCTGGAGCATCTCACCATTTCATATTGTTCGCGGGTCGCGGGATATTTCAGAGGAGATTCGTTAACTATCCGGCATTGCAAGGTGAGCGATACCAGCACCGAAGGAATCTATATCCTGGCATCGAATGATGTGCTACTCGAGAAGAATATTTTCACTCGCAATAATATTGAACGCATTACCGGATATTACCCGGCTGCCGTGAAAATATTCAACCAGTCACATCGGGTTACGTGCAGAGATAATCTCGTGATCGACCATCCGTATTCTAATGGAATTTGGTATGACGTCGGGAATGTAGACGGCGTATTCATCAATAACTGGGTCCAGGGCGTTGGGAATACTAATAAGCCTGTCGCTACCGATCGACTGTGGCCCAGCGATAACGGGTTCTTTTTTGAGATTTCCAAGGGTGTGACCGTGGCGGGCAATGTGTTTGTCGATTGTGACCACGGGGTAATGATCCTGAACAGCTCTGATGCCAAAATCTATCAGAATACTTTTGTAAATAGTATGGTGTGTATCGGTCGAGATAACCGCAGTGCGGAAGGGGATCATTTCGGATGGCATCCGGCCACCGGGCCAGGGGTCGAAGAGCGGGACGGCCACATATTTGTGAATAATTTACTGACGGGCAAAGATTTCAATAGGCCGCTATTGTTTACCTGGCAGCCTTCCTTCATGTGTGACAGGCTTTCGAAATCTCCATTAAATAAAATGAATCACAATATCTATGTCAAAGATGACAGTAAAATTGATGCCCCGGTAATACTTTGGAGTCCGGTTGATAATCAGGAGTGTCAGGCCGCGTTCCAGTCATTGGAAGAATTTCAGGAAATATATTCTGAGTTCAGCACTAATAATCAGCTGTATGACGATTACGCCGGGCCCTTATTTAAAGGAAGCGAATTAGGGAACTACCAGCTACTTCAGGGATTTCCCGGAGAATATTCCGGTACGGAACTGCCGGATGCGGTAAAAAGCCTGTTGGAATATCAATCTGCTTCGCCAACCCCGGGAGCTTATCCGACATTAAGCGAAGAAAGCCAATAA
- a CDS encoding glycosyl hydrolase 115 family protein, with translation MLLLAICILLVSGTIYSQEMNGTSETAQSYVVFQEADGAFPLVAEGKSASIIMSSTEYAGVVRAGEDLQNDIEKVSGFRPQLSRENAPSAQTAVIIGTIGKSGLIDRLIDEGKLNVTDIRNQWETFLIQTIEKPFPGVNSALVIAGSDKRGTIYGIYDLAKNIGVSPWYYWADVPVKKHAALYVLPGSYKIGPPKVKYRGIFINDEAPALSGWAHEKFGGFNHQFYEKVFELILRLRGNYLWPAMWGNAFNVDDTLNPKLADEYGIVMGTSHHEPMMRAWKEWDRFGEGPWNYQKNDSTLREYWRKGIERMNDYESIVTLGMRGDGDEPMSEDANIALLKRIVSDQREIIREVTGEDITEIPQVWALYKEVQKYYDDGMRVPDDVTLLFADDNWGNVRRLPEADAEPREGGYGMYYHFDYVGGPRNYKWLNTNQIERVWEQMHLTYEHGVKRIWIVNVGDIKPMEFPISFFLDYAWNPEKYDAKDLPVYYRNWATNQFGAKYADDIADILAKYTKYNSRRTPELLSPETYSLVHYREAETVVADYNRLANRANEIYNEMPEEYKAAFYQLVLHPVIACANLNELYITAGLNRLYASQGRALTDSLADRVKALFNQDADITKYYNKELNDGKWSHMMDQTHIGYTYWQQPEQNNMPEIETISLPKPADMGVAIEGSDNWWPRSDKQATLPTIDKYNRNSRYVEIFNRGKSPFEFSIKPGKPWISVSPKTATVKKQQRVRVDVSWDIAPAGLHEVPLTIEGTGKTIEVGTKIVNPREPEREKIEGFVETNGYVSIEAPHRTNSVEKAPVQWTVVPNLGRTLSAVTPFPVTASPQSPEGDNPHLAYRIYFFSEGEVSVKVFTSPTLKYHNEGLRYAVSIDDEEPQVINMNPNPYYADLNYDSLWNVWVANNINIRETNLNIGKSGYHVLKFWMIDPGVVLQKIVIDTGGLKKSYLGPPESFFRRETVR, from the coding sequence ATGCTCCTGTTGGCAATTTGCATTTTATTGGTGTCAGGGACGATCTATTCTCAGGAAATGAACGGGACCTCTGAGACCGCCCAATCCTATGTTGTATTTCAAGAAGCCGACGGTGCGTTTCCACTGGTAGCGGAGGGAAAATCAGCTTCAATCATAATGAGCTCCACGGAATATGCCGGAGTCGTTCGTGCCGGAGAGGACCTTCAGAATGATATAGAAAAGGTGTCCGGATTCCGGCCGCAATTATCCCGTGAAAATGCACCATCCGCCCAAACTGCAGTCATCATTGGAACAATAGGAAAAAGCGGACTTATCGATCGACTAATCGATGAGGGAAAACTGAATGTCACTGATATCCGGAACCAGTGGGAAACATTTCTTATTCAAACCATCGAGAAGCCATTTCCCGGCGTAAACTCTGCGTTGGTTATTGCCGGGAGCGATAAGCGTGGCACTATCTATGGGATCTATGATCTTGCAAAAAATATCGGCGTTTCACCGTGGTATTACTGGGCCGATGTCCCGGTAAAAAAACACGCCGCCCTCTATGTACTTCCCGGGTCGTATAAAATCGGCCCGCCGAAGGTAAAATATCGTGGCATTTTTATTAATGATGAGGCTCCGGCGCTATCCGGCTGGGCACATGAAAAATTCGGCGGCTTCAACCATCAATTTTATGAGAAGGTATTTGAGCTGATACTGCGGTTACGGGGAAATTATCTCTGGCCGGCAATGTGGGGCAACGCATTTAATGTGGATGACACACTGAACCCAAAACTTGCCGATGAATATGGCATTGTAATGGGTACATCCCACCATGAACCGATGATGCGGGCCTGGAAGGAATGGGACCGATTCGGTGAAGGGCCGTGGAATTACCAGAAAAATGACAGCACCCTCCGGGAGTATTGGCGCAAAGGGATAGAACGGATGAACGATTATGAAAGTATCGTTACCCTTGGCATGCGTGGAGATGGCGATGAACCCATGAGCGAAGATGCCAATATCGCCTTATTGAAACGGATTGTCAGCGATCAGCGGGAAATCATCCGGGAGGTCACCGGGGAAGATATCACCGAAATTCCACAAGTCTGGGCGCTGTACAAGGAGGTTCAAAAGTATTACGACGATGGAATGCGCGTTCCTGACGATGTGACGCTTCTGTTCGCGGACGACAACTGGGGCAATGTGCGCAGACTTCCGGAGGCGGATGCCGAACCCCGCGAAGGCGGATACGGTATGTACTACCATTTTGACTATGTTGGCGGGCCACGGAATTATAAATGGCTCAATACCAACCAGATTGAACGGGTGTGGGAACAGATGCACCTGACATATGAGCATGGTGTAAAGCGGATTTGGATCGTGAATGTCGGCGATATTAAACCTATGGAATTCCCAATTAGTTTCTTCCTTGATTATGCCTGGAATCCGGAGAAATACGATGCAAAGGATCTCCCGGTTTACTACCGAAATTGGGCGACGAATCAATTCGGAGCGAAGTACGCGGACGATATTGCCGATATTTTGGCTAAATATACAAAGTATAACTCGAGAAGAACTCCGGAACTATTGTCACCTGAGACCTATAGTTTAGTTCATTACCGTGAAGCGGAAACCGTGGTTGCCGACTACAACCGGTTGGCGAATCGAGCCAATGAAATCTATAATGAAATGCCGGAAGAATACAAAGCGGCATTTTACCAGTTGGTGCTGCATCCGGTCATCGCTTGTGCAAATTTAAATGAACTGTATATCACGGCAGGACTTAACCGGCTCTATGCCAGTCAGGGAAGGGCTCTGACGGATAGCCTCGCGGATCGTGTGAAAGCGCTGTTTAACCAGGACGCCGATATTACAAAGTACTATAATAAGGAATTGAATGACGGAAAATGGTCCCACATGATGGATCAAACGCATATCGGCTATACATACTGGCAGCAGCCTGAACAGAATAATATGCCGGAGATTGAAACCATATCGCTGCCAAAACCGGCTGATATGGGGGTTGCCATCGAAGGTTCGGACAACTGGTGGCCACGCAGCGACAAACAGGCAACATTGCCGACGATTGATAAGTACAACCGGAATTCCCGGTATGTTGAGATCTTCAATCGGGGGAAATCCCCGTTCGAATTTTCCATTAAACCCGGAAAACCGTGGATCAGCGTTTCCCCGAAAACTGCCACGGTGAAAAAACAACAACGTGTTCGCGTTGACGTGAGCTGGGATATCGCACCTGCCGGATTACATGAGGTACCGCTAACTATTGAAGGTACCGGAAAGACTATTGAAGTTGGTACAAAGATTGTGAACCCCAGAGAACCTGAGCGCGAGAAGATCGAGGGATTTGTGGAAACAAACGGGTATGTCTCAATCGAAGCTCCGCACCGGACGAATTCTGTTGAGAAAGCACCGGTGCAGTGGACAGTAGTGCCAAACCTGGGCAGAACGCTGTCGGCGGTTACTCCCTTTCCGGTGACAGCTTCTCCCCAGTCTCCCGAAGGGGATAACCCGCATCTTGCATATCGGATTTATTTCTTCAGTGAAGGGGAGGTTAGCGTGAAAGTATTCACTTCGCCAACCCTGAAATACCATAATGAGGGGCTGCGATACGCCGTCTCAATTGATGACGAAGAGCCCCAGGTGATCAACATGAACCCGAACCCGTATTATGCAGATTTAAACTACGACAGCCTCTGGAATGTCTGGGTGGCCAATAATATTAATATCCGTGAAACCAATCTGAATATCGGGAAATCCGGTTACCACGTGCTGAAGTTCTGGATGATTGATCCGGGAGTGGTCCTGCAGAAAATCGTTATCGATACCGGGGGATTGAAGAAAAGCTATCTGGGACCGCCGGAAAGCTTTTTCCGCCGGGAGACCGTTCGTTGA